The Priestia koreensis genomic interval TCTTGGCATTCTCATCACGTGTGGTAATGCTAGTACGATTTAATAAACAAACATCTGGTTAGTTTTTGGTCAAAAATAGGGCAGCGTTCAATTTAGACGTTCCCCTATTTTCTATTAATCTCCTTGCAGCTGCTTACCAGTGTGCCTGAAGCTTATTGCCATTTGGATCATAAAAGTGAAAAAAGGCATGGCCATTGTCTTTTTTTATCCCCTCAACCTTCACTTCATTGTCAAGTAAGTGTTGATGAAATTGGGATAGTTCTGGACTAGTGAATCCAATGCTGAATTCTGGTTGATGATTGATTGTAAAATGGGAAAATGTTTTATCTTCGGTCGGAACTAAGATCAGTAGAAAGGGACCTTCATTTACTTTTAAAATTGCCATTTCCTCTGTATTGTTCACTAACTGAAGCCCCAATACATCTGTATACCATCGTGCAGACCGCTCCAAATCTTTTACAGGAATTCGAATATAATGTACTTGATCAATAAATGATTTACTCATTGCCTTCTCTCCTTTTAATTCGTCCTCTATGTAGAATAGTTCTTTTAAATTCATACTTTTCCTTCTCACTATTGAATGAACCCGCCTATCGTTGGAACGATCAACTTTATTTGTCATAATGGGTGTTAGCTGAGAAAGAACACCGTCTCAAACCATTATGATGTCCTTCTTCCTCCAAAAATTCGCGCTATTTACTGAGAAAACACGCATGCTTTAAACAGACTATTGTCGCATTGTTGAGCTCCCAACTATTTGTCCCTACACTTTATATCCCTGCATTCTCTTCCTATTATCATTTCCGATTAAAAATAGT includes:
- a CDS encoding VOC family protein, with the protein product MSKSFIDQVHYIRIPVKDLERSARWYTDVLGLQLVNNTEEMAILKVNEGPFLLILVPTEDKTFSHFTINHQPEFSIGFTSPELSQFHQHLLDNEVKVEGIKKDNGHAFFHFYDPNGNKLQAHW